Proteins from one Telopea speciosissima isolate NSW1024214 ecotype Mountain lineage chromosome 1, Tspe_v1, whole genome shotgun sequence genomic window:
- the LOC122662721 gene encoding mRNA-decapping enzyme-like protein isoform X1, protein MSQSGKLMPNLDQQSTKMLNLTVLQRIDPFVEEILITAAHVTFYEFNIELNQWSRKDVEGSLFVVKRNTQPRFQFIVMNRRNTDNLVENLLGDFEYEVQVPYLLYRNASQEVNGIWFYNSRECEDVANLFGRILNAYSKLPPKPKVSSSKSSEFEELEAVPTMAVMEGPLEPSSTGSTINDGPDDSSFVNFFSAAISLGNASNATISGQGHQSNVAAPLSSHAPSIVPSPVATLPIPCPLPTSSTSLMPLLDTPELSNNNRAANLVKPSTFFTPPPSSSALMMPPISSSMPTAPPLHPPVNLQRPYGAPLLQPFPPPTPPPSLTPTSSSTPSYGPVINRDKVRDALLRLVQDNRFIDMVYREILNAHYS, encoded by the exons ATGTCGCAGAGTGGGAAATTGATGCCGAATCTTGATCAGCAGAGCACCAAAATGCTTAATCTTACGGTGCTTCAGAGAATCGATCCCTTCGTTGAAGAGATTCTGATTACTGCAGCGCATGTGACCTTTTATGAATTCAATATCGAGCTTAATCAATGG AGTCGAAAGGATGTCGAAGGATCTCTCTTCGTCGTGAAGAG GAATACTCAGCCTCGTTTCCAATTCATTGTAATGAACCGACGAAATACAG ACAATTTGGTGGAGAATCTATTAGGAGATTTTGAGTATGAAGTACAGGTTCCGTATCTGTTGTACAGGAATGCTTCTCAAGAAGTTAATGGCATTTGGTTCTACAATTCTCGTGAATGTGAAGATGTTGCAAATCTCTTCGGCAG GATACTTAATGCATACTCCAAGCTTCCTCCAAAGCCTAAAGTATCTTCGAGCAAAAG CAGTGAGTTTGAGGAACTGGAAGCTGTCCCAACTATGGCAGTGATGGAGGGTCCACTGGAGCCATCATCAACTGGCTCTACCATCAATGATGGTCCAGATGATTCTTCTTTTGTGAACTTCTTTAGT GCAGCGATTAGTTTAGGGAATGCTTCAAATGCAACAATTTCTGGACAAGGGCATCAGTCAAATGTAGCAGCCCCTCTATCTTCCCATGCACCCAGCATTGTTCCCTCCCCTGTGGCAACCTTGCCGATACCATGTCCTCTTCCAACTTCATCTACTTCTCTAATGCCCCTCCTTGATACACCTGAACTAAGCAACAATAACCGTGCAGCGAATCTTGTCAAGCCTTCTACATTTTTCACCCCACCACCATCTTCGTCTGCATTGATGATGCCAcccatctcttcttctatgCCAACTGCTCCTCCTCTTCATCCTCCAGTGAATCTGCAGCGCCCATATGGTGCTCCCCTGCTTCAACCCTTCCCGCCACCCACTCCACCTCCATCTCTTACTCCTACCTCTTCTTCTACACCAAGTTATGGACCAGTTATTAACAGAGATAAAGTCCGTGATGCACTACTGAGGCTTGTTCAG GACAACCGCTTCATTGATATGGTTTACCGGGAGATCCTGAACGCACATTATTCATGA
- the LOC122662721 gene encoding mRNA-decapping enzyme-like protein isoform X2 has product MSQSGKLMPNLDQQSTKMLNLTVLQRIDPFVEEILITAAHVTFYEFNIELNQWSRKDVEGSLFVVKRNTQPRFQFIVMNRRNTDNLVENLLGDFEYEVQVPYLLYRNASQEVNGIWFYNSRECEDVANLFGRILNAYSKLPPKPKVSSSKSEFEELEAVPTMAVMEGPLEPSSTGSTINDGPDDSSFVNFFSAAISLGNASNATISGQGHQSNVAAPLSSHAPSIVPSPVATLPIPCPLPTSSTSLMPLLDTPELSNNNRAANLVKPSTFFTPPPSSSALMMPPISSSMPTAPPLHPPVNLQRPYGAPLLQPFPPPTPPPSLTPTSSSTPSYGPVINRDKVRDALLRLVQDNRFIDMVYREILNAHYS; this is encoded by the exons ATGTCGCAGAGTGGGAAATTGATGCCGAATCTTGATCAGCAGAGCACCAAAATGCTTAATCTTACGGTGCTTCAGAGAATCGATCCCTTCGTTGAAGAGATTCTGATTACTGCAGCGCATGTGACCTTTTATGAATTCAATATCGAGCTTAATCAATGG AGTCGAAAGGATGTCGAAGGATCTCTCTTCGTCGTGAAGAG GAATACTCAGCCTCGTTTCCAATTCATTGTAATGAACCGACGAAATACAG ACAATTTGGTGGAGAATCTATTAGGAGATTTTGAGTATGAAGTACAGGTTCCGTATCTGTTGTACAGGAATGCTTCTCAAGAAGTTAATGGCATTTGGTTCTACAATTCTCGTGAATGTGAAGATGTTGCAAATCTCTTCGGCAG GATACTTAATGCATACTCCAAGCTTCCTCCAAAGCCTAAAGTATCTTCGAGCAAAAG TGAGTTTGAGGAACTGGAAGCTGTCCCAACTATGGCAGTGATGGAGGGTCCACTGGAGCCATCATCAACTGGCTCTACCATCAATGATGGTCCAGATGATTCTTCTTTTGTGAACTTCTTTAGT GCAGCGATTAGTTTAGGGAATGCTTCAAATGCAACAATTTCTGGACAAGGGCATCAGTCAAATGTAGCAGCCCCTCTATCTTCCCATGCACCCAGCATTGTTCCCTCCCCTGTGGCAACCTTGCCGATACCATGTCCTCTTCCAACTTCATCTACTTCTCTAATGCCCCTCCTTGATACACCTGAACTAAGCAACAATAACCGTGCAGCGAATCTTGTCAAGCCTTCTACATTTTTCACCCCACCACCATCTTCGTCTGCATTGATGATGCCAcccatctcttcttctatgCCAACTGCTCCTCCTCTTCATCCTCCAGTGAATCTGCAGCGCCCATATGGTGCTCCCCTGCTTCAACCCTTCCCGCCACCCACTCCACCTCCATCTCTTACTCCTACCTCTTCTTCTACACCAAGTTATGGACCAGTTATTAACAGAGATAAAGTCCGTGATGCACTACTGAGGCTTGTTCAG GACAACCGCTTCATTGATATGGTTTACCGGGAGATCCTGAACGCACATTATTCATGA